In Silene latifolia isolate original U9 population chromosome X, ASM4854445v1, whole genome shotgun sequence, the following proteins share a genomic window:
- the LOC141617289 gene encoding uncharacterized protein LOC141617289 has translation MARPRGRTRGRPVVHHVAVGESTSSITPTESGEIRTPFVVNDLLRSSVGCHSRPPTHKSVIESLRKSGDVLSEDIVPNSEAPVLELSLGPGPKDGAPATATAVPEAPAWNKVVKPKVGMSLHYCQHSADSTEIDVTEDDVEGELKYWQYTLMGNVLGARPTVAQMQAYVTKSWNHVSLPAVQYFRRGWFSFRFTSAEDMDEVLKGGPWSLGSNSLVLKQWSPNFSMEMDKLSIVPIWILFPELDPVLWSDVVLSKLASKVGKPLYADMTTTCKARLSFARVLVEADLASELPEQVLINTPYHGQIAQPIVYEWKPYYCSCCAKLGHTANFCKQNKDGQPAKVWRKKPAPEKAPVSSPVQAPAATRPRQKTPSVGTTAKANKSGSSKDTGKSVVTSTADQEDSEVQLQNSYSVLTTEDSSLDSQEETRTSWADSTEPIPPDKDADSSVEHQGNKESAIFSQFSSYVVVSNKIQGRLWLFSNPATVSLSNIIIHEQFIHCDVCILATNQTLSITFVYAKNEPQERMALWDKLVGFSATPFPWVVMGDFNVVRGLSERVGPNPPAVKDIWEFNSCLAHCYLDDMHCLGSEYTWSNKQGPGTRTWARLDRVLINPKWLTMFPSSFASTLVPGISDHSPLLVTIPSAKGFKKRFSFLNIWQGHPDYLCMVETAWHTPSYGTPMFQLFHKLKAVRKALQLLHKKDFSDIQGRIKATKTALDACQKELQQDLFSPSLISQEKALTRHYVDLTRLEVDMLFQKAKIHNIRKGDCSSSYFFSKIAIRKHQSLLGLIQDKEGHVRYGTDDVNTAFVEYYTDLLGKRVAVEPIPEIVFSSGPTVSTDASVLLIAPVTRVEIKEALFSIGSTKSPGQDGFSSGFFKHSWDLVGDLFCSAVEEYFRKGKMMRKVNTTLLALVPKKDVPSTVQDFRPIACCSVVYKTISKIIANRLKHVLPDLVGNEQAAFIKGRNIFENIMMSQNLIKGYNQSLITPRCLIKVDIRKAFDSLQWEFIRDMLHGFKFPPLFVNWIMGCVASTWFSLKVNGTLSGFFPGKSGVRQGDPISPYIFVLSMEVLSRQLRRLYLLPQVSFHPKCAKLKLNHLVFADDLMIFMRGDVPSVAAVATCLGDFAKCSGLYANPSKTSVYYGGVGDEIKQQIGALTGYVEEQFPFRYLGIILHPGRLAPGLYKAMLDKIQKAIHHWTGNLLSYAGKLQLINAVLFGLENFWSSALFLPKVVIKLVNKLCKDYFWGTPPGKRKMTFQKMVFGIHGQKLTICLGLLIWSAQSKPHHAESWRSLLRIRDQLVAIAGDSGGAQAILNSCVRKGKFIVGFAYDIFRTKRGRLGWMRALSFFEILPKHKICTVQAAQGVLPTVDKIAARGYFLVNRCCLCENALESHRHLFFRCPYSQQVRRQMLCWLGLTRAWPDHDLRNWLYKLSDKKGKRYWQSALVASCLAGLVFTLWEERNNRIFRGEAKDSELVAKQLQWTLTTRLFVSKSDCVKNWLAVK, from the exons TTTGGAACTTAGTCTTGGTCCTGGCCCTAAAGATGGTGCTCCTGCGACTGCTACGGCGGTTCCAGAAGCGCCTGCTTGGAACAAGGTCGTTAAGCCTAAAGTGGGGATGAGTTTGCACTACTGTCAGCATAGTGCTGATTCTACGGAGATAGATGTTACCGAGGATGATGTGGAGGGGGAACTTAAGTATTGGCAATACACGTTAATGGGTAATGTTTTGGGTGCTCGTCCTACTGTTGCTCAAATGCAGGCGTATGTTACCAAAAGCTGGAATCATGTTTCTCTGCCTGCAGTCCAGTATTTTCGTAGGGGGTGGTTTTCTTTTCGATTTACAAGTGCTGAGGATATGGATGAAGTCCTAAAAGGGGGGCCTTGGTCTCTGGGTAGTAATTCTCTTGTTTTAAAGCAGTGGTCTCCAAATTTTTCTATGGAAATGGATAAGCTTTCTATTGTCCCTATTTGGATTTTATTTCCTGAGCTGGACCCTGTCCTATGGTCTGATGTTGTTTTGAGTAAACTTGCTAGTAAAGTTGGGAAGCCCCTCTATGCTGACATGACTACTACTTGCAAAGCACGGTTGTCCTTTGCCAGAGTACTTGTAGAAGCTGATTTGGCTTCTGAGCTACCTGAGCAGGTTCTTATCAACACTCCTTATCATGGTCAGATTGCTCAGCCAATTGTGTATGAATGGAAGCCGTATTATTGCAGTTGCTGTGCTAAGTTGGGTCATACTGCTAATTTTTGTAAGCAGAATAAGGATGGGCAGCCTGCTAAGGTTTGGAGAAAGAAGCCAGCTCCTGAGAAAGCTCCTGTTTCCTCTCCTGTGCAAGCCCCTGCTGCTACTCGTCCTAGGCAGAAAACTCCTTCAGTTGGTACCACTGCCAAAGCAAATAAGTCTGGTTCTTCTAAGGATACTGGTAAGAGTGTGGTCACCTCTACTGCTGATCAGGAGGACTCTGAGGTTCAGCTTCAAAACTCTTATTCTGTTCTCACTACAGAGGACTCTTCTTTAGATTCTCAGGAAGAAACTAGGACATCTTGGGCTGATAGTACTGAACCTATCCCTCCTGATAAGGATGCAGATAGCAGCGTGGAACATCAGGGG AATAAAGAGAGTGCTATCTTCTCTCAGTTCTCTTCTTATGTGGTTGTTAGTAATAAAATCCAGGGTAGGCTTTGGTTATTCTCTAATCCTGCCACTGTGTCTCTAAGTAATATTATCATACATGAGCAATTTATCCACTGTGATGTTTGTATTCTGGCCACAAATCAGACTCTTTCTATTACTTTTGTCTATGCTAAGAATGAGCCTCAGGAAAGGATGGCTTTATGGGATAAGCTTGTTGGGTTCTCTGCTACTCCCTTTCCTTGGGTTGTTATGGGTGATTTTAATGTTGTTAGGGGTCTCAGTGAGAGAGTTGGTCCTAATCCTCCTGCTGTCAAGGATATTTGGGAGTTTAATTCTTGTCTTGCTCATTGTTATCTGGATGATATGCATTGCCTTGGGTCTGAGTATACCTGGTCTAATAAACAAGGGCCTGGTACTAGAACTTGGGCTCGTCTGGATAGAGTCTTGATAAATCCTAAGTGGTTAACTATGTTCCCTTCTTCTTTTGCTTCCACTTTAGTTCCTGGTATCTCTGACCACTCCCCCTTGTTGGTCACCATTCCTTCTGCTAAAGGGTTTAAAAAGAGGTTTAGTTTTCTCAATATTTGGCAGGGACATCCAGATTACTTGTGTATGGTTGAGACTGCCTGGCACACTCCTTCTTATGGCACTCCTATGTTTCAACTGTTCCATAAGCTCAAGGCAGTGAGGAAGGCTCTTCAGTTATTGCATAAGAAGGATTTCTCTGACATTCAGGGTAGGATTAAGGCTACTAAGACTGCCTTGGATGCTTGCCAAAAGGAACTGCAACAGGATTTGTTCTCACCCTCTCTTATAAGTCAGGAGAAGGCATTGACCAGGCATTATGTTGATCTTACTAGGTTGGAAGTGGACATGTTGTTCCAGAAAGCTAAGATTCACAATATTAGGAAAGGGGACTGCTCCTCAAGTTATTTCTTTTCCAAAATTGCTATCAGGAAGCATCAAAGCCTGTTGGGTTTGATTCAGGATAAGGAGGGGCATGTTAGGTATGGGACTGATGATGTTAACACTGCCTTTGTGGAGTACTACACTGATCTCTTAGGTAAAAGAGTTGCTGTTGAACCTATCCCTGAAATAGTTTTCTCTTCGGGTCCTACTGTCTCTACTGATGCAAGTGTTCTGCTTATTGCACCAGTAACTAGGGTTGAGATAAAGGAGGCTCTTTTCAGCATTGGATCAACAAAAAGTCCTGGTCAGGATGGCTTTTCTTCTGGGTTTTTCAAACATTCCTGGGATCTTGTTGGTGATCTTTTTTGTTCTGCTGTTGAGGAGTATTTTAGAAAGGGTAAGATGATGAGGAAAGTTAATACAACCCTCCTTGCTCTTGTTCCTAAGAAAGATGTTCCTTCCACTGTTCAGGATTTTCGTCCTATTGCTTGCTGCTCTGTGGTGTATAAGACTATTAGTAAGATTATTGCTAATAGGCTTAAGCATGTTCTTCCTGATCTGGTGGGTAATGAGCAAGCTGCTTTCATTAAGGGCCGTAATATCTTTGAGAACATTATGATGTCTCAAAATTTGATCAAAGGCTACAATCAAAGTCTTATTACTCCTAGATGCTTAATCAAGGTGGACATTCGAAAGGCTTTTGATTCTTTGCAATGGGAGTTTATTAGGGACATGTTACATGGTTTTAAGTTTCCTCCTCTATTTGTTAATTGGATTATGGGGTGTGTAGCATCTACCTGGTTTTCCCTTAAAGTGAATGGTACTTTGAGTGGTTTTTTCCCTGGTAAATCTGGTGTTAGGCAGGGGGACCCCATTTCCCCATATATCTTTGTTCTTAGTATGGAGGTCCTGTCTAGGCAGCTTAGGAGACTCTATCTCCTCCCTCAGGTATCTTTTCATCCTAAATGTGCAAAACTAAAGCTCAATCATTTGGTTTTTGCTGATGACTTAATGATATTTATGAGAGGGGATGTTCCTTCTGTTGCTGCTGTTGCTACCTGTCTTGGGGATTTTGCTAAGTGTTCTGGCCTCTATGCTAATCCTTCTAAGACGAGTGTTTATTATGGTGGGGTTGGGGATGAGATCAAGCAACAGATTGGTGCTCTTACTGGGTATGTTGAGGAGCAGTTCCCTTTTAGGTATTTGGGTATCATCTTGCATCCTGGTAGGCTGGCTCCTGGGCTCTATAAGGCCATGTTGGATAAGATTCAGAAAGCTATTCATCACTGGACAGGTAACCTGCTATCCTATGCTGGCAAGCTTCAGCTGATCAATGCTGTGCTCTTTGGCCTTGAAAATTTTTGGAGTTCTGCTTTGTTTCTTCCTAAAGTTGTCATTAAGTTAGTCAACAAGCTATGCAAAGACTACTTCTGGGGGACTCCTCCTGGGAAGAGGAAAATGACTTTTCAAA AGATGGTATTTGGGATACATGGACAAAAGCTTACAATATGTCTGGGGCTTCTTATATGGAGTGCTCAGAGTAAGCCTCACCATGCTGAAAGTTGGAGGTCCTTGCTTAGGATTAGAGATCAATTAGTGGCCATTGCTGGTGATTCTGGTGGTGCTCAGGCCATACTGAACTCTTGTGTCAGGAAAGGCAAATTCATTGTGGGGTTTGCTTACGATATTTTTAGAACTAAGAGAGGCAGACTTGGTTGGATGCGTGCATTATCTTTCTTTGAGATTTTGCCTAAGCATAAAATTTGTACCGTTCAAGCTGCCCAAGGGGTCCTTCCTACTGTTGATAAGATAGCTGCTAGAGGGTATTTTTTGGTTAATAGGTGCTGTCTTTGTGAAAATGCTTTGGAATCTCACAGGCACTTATTTTTTCGCTGTCCCTATTCTCAGCAAGTTAGGCGTCAGATGTTATGTTGGCTAGGGCTGACTAGAGCCTGGCCTGATCATGATCTGCGGAACTGGCTCTATAAACTTTCTGATAAAAAGGGTAAGAGATATTGGCAGAGTGCTCTTGTTGCTAGTTGTCTTGCAGGCTTGGTGTTTACTCTTTGGGAAGAGCGTAATAATCGTATTTTCAGGGGTGAAGCTAAGGACTCTGAGCTTGTGGCTAAACAGCTTCAGTGGACTTTAACGACTAGGCTCTTTGTTAGCAAGTCTGATTGTGTTAAGAATTGGCTAGCAGTTAAGTAG